TGCCACCGCCTTCACTCCCATTTTCCATGCATCAATATGTAATTGTTCAATATCTTCTACGGTTGCTTCTTCTGGCATATTCACTGTTTTGCTAATTGCACCAGAAATAAACGGTTGAACCGCAGCCATCATTTTTACATGACCCAGGTAGTGAATGGTGTTATCGCCCATAGAACACGCAAATACTGGCAAATGCTCTTTCTTTAGGTGTGGCGCGCCAACAATAGTCTTTTCTTCGTCTATGTATGCCACAATTTCATCTGTTTGTGCTTTGGTATAGCCAAGTTCGCGGAGTGCCCGTGGTACCGTACGATTAACGATACTCATCGTTCCACCACCAACTAATTTTTTATGCTTTACTAAGCTAAGATCTGGCTCTATGCCTGTTGTATCACAGTCCATCATGAGCCCAATTGTTCCTGTTGGGGCTAAAACGGTAGCTTGGCTATTGCGTACGCCGTGAATTTCTGCGAGTTCAATGGCTTCGTCCCACGTTTCTGCAGCACTGCTTAACAAGTCTTCAGCAACTCTGCGCGCGTCAATTTTATCTACTTCTGCGCGGTGCTGTCTAAGCACTCGTGTCATTGCCTCTTTGTCTTTATGATACCCTGCAAATGGCCCAACACGGCGCGCAAGCCGTGCGCTAGTGGCATAGGCATGTCCGGTCATAATGGCGGTAATTGCAGCTGCTTGCGCCCGACCTTCTTCTGAATCATATGGTAAGCCTTGGGCCATAAGTAATGCACCAATATTTGCATAGCCCATGCCTAGTTCGCGGTAGGCCTTAGCGTTTTTAGCAATACTATCTGTTGGGTAACTAGAATAACCCACTAAAATTTCTTGTGCAGTAAATACCACTTCTACGGTATGTTTAAACGCTTCTACATCAAAAGTGTTATCGTCTTTGATGTATTTCATAAGATTGATACTTGCCAAATTACAGGCTGAGTTATCTAGGTGCATGTATTCACTACAAGGGTTAGAGCCATTAATTCTGCCAGCGTTTGGCGACGTATGCCAGTGGTTAATCGTGGTGTCGTACTGCATACCAGGGTCGGCACATTCCCAGGCTGCCTCGGCAAATTGCCTAAAGATATCACGTGCCCGCACTGTTTTGACTGTTTCTCCGGTGGTAACCGCTTTTAAATCCCAGTCAGCGTCAGCTTCTGCTGCTTGCATAAATTCATCCGTTACCCGCACCGAATTATTAGCATTCTGATACTGCACGCTAAAGTTATCTTTACCGTTCAAGCTCATATCAAAGCCAGCCTCTTGCAAGGCTCGTGCTTTGCGCTCTTCTATTGCTTTGGTCCATATAAATTCTTCGATATCTGGGTGGTCAGCGTTCAGTATGACCATTTTTGCGGCCCGTCTTGTCTTACCACCGCTTTTGATGGTACCAGCACTGGCATCTGCCCCACGCATAAAACTCACAGGCCCGCTTGCTTTGCCACCGCTCGCACTCAATGATTCTGCACTAGAGCGAAGATTAGACAAGTTGATTCCAGCACCTGAGCCACCCTTAAATATCATGCCTTCTTCTACGTACCAATTTAATATTGAAGGCATACTGTCTTCTACTCCAAGAATAAAGCAAGCGCTCGCCTGCTGAGCGCGTGATGGTACGCCAATATTAAACCAGACGGGCGAATTAAAAGCTGCCCTTTGAGTGGCTAATATAAACTTCAATTCTTCCCGAAAGCTTTCTGCCTCTTTATCGTCTATAAAGTAATCTTCTTGAACACCGGCTCTGGTAATTGTATCTACAATACGGTCAATCAATACCTTAAGGCCGTCTTCTCTGTCGGCTTCACCTGGCGTGCCTGCAAAATATTTTTGAGCGACAATATTAATAGCATTCAGCGACCAATCTTCTGGAAACTCAACGCCTTTTTGTTCAAACACCGCTTCACCTGTCATTGGATTAATAATTTCAGAATCCCGTTTTACCCAAGTAAGCTGATCATACGCTTTCTTACCCGAACGCGTAAAATACCGCCCTAGCCCTAGTGTTGTTGTTTCTGCCATAGTACTACCCTCACTTTATGTTAATTATTTGATATGTTTATTAAAGCTCGCCACTTTTTTTGAGCGACCAAATACCCTCCCACAAGTACTCGTCACTATGTTGTGTGGTGTGTTCGTCTTATAGCGCGCTTTGCTTTGTATCTTAAGCCTATGGGCACTACGCTACAAAACAAAACGAACAGCGACGATTAGATAAGTAAGTTTACGGCGCAGTGTCTGCTACATTCTTTTTCGCTCTTATTTGGGCCAGTTCTGCCTCGAAGCCAGTAATATCATCAAAACGACGATAAACACTCGCAAAACGGACATACGCAACCTCAGAAAGGTTGGCAAGCTCTGTCATGACGAGTTCGCCAATAGCGCGAGAAGAGACTTCTGGGTCACCTTGGCTGGCAAGCTTGTTTTCTATGTTGGCCACTAACTGCTCTAGTTGCAAATTTGTTACAGGAGTTTTTTCGCACGCTCTGTGCAACCCTGCCAATAACTTGTTTCTATCAAACAATTGCCGAGAGTTATCTTGTTTTATCACCACGAGCTGTGGACGCTCTCTACGTTCATAGGTAGTAAAACGTGCGTCGCAGTGAGGACACTTGCGGCGGCGGCGCGTTGATTCACCGTCGGCCACTTCCCTAGATTCAATAACTTTTGTATCGGCAAAATTGCAGTTATGACACTTCACTTGGTTTCC
The Candidatus Nomurabacteria bacterium DNA segment above includes these coding regions:
- the nrdR gene encoding transcriptional repressor NrdR produces the protein MKCHNCNFADTKVIESREVADGESTRRRRKCPHCDARFTTYERRERPQLVVIKQDNSRQLFDRNKLLAGLHRACEKTPVTNLQLEQLVANIENKLASQGDPEVSSRAIGELVMTELANLSEVAYVRFASVYRRFDDITGFEAELAQIRAKKNVADTAP
- a CDS encoding vitamin B12-dependent ribonucleotide reductase is translated as MAETTTLGLGRYFTRSGKKAYDQLTWVKRDSEIINPMTGEAVFEQKGVEFPEDWSLNAINIVAQKYFAGTPGEADREDGLKVLIDRIVDTITRAGVQEDYFIDDKEAESFREELKFILATQRAAFNSPVWFNIGVPSRAQQASACFILGVEDSMPSILNWYVEEGMIFKGGSGAGINLSNLRSSAESLSASGGKASGPVSFMRGADASAGTIKSGGKTRRAAKMVILNADHPDIEEFIWTKAIEERKARALQEAGFDMSLNGKDNFSVQYQNANNSVRVTDEFMQAAEADADWDLKAVTTGETVKTVRARDIFRQFAEAAWECADPGMQYDTTINHWHTSPNAGRINGSNPCSEYMHLDNSACNLASINLMKYIKDDNTFDVEAFKHTVEVVFTAQEILVGYSSYPTDSIAKNAKAYRELGMGYANIGALLMAQGLPYDSEEGRAQAAAITAIMTGHAYATSARLARRVGPFAGYHKDKEAMTRVLRQHRAEVDKIDARRVAEDLLSSAAETWDEAIELAEIHGVRNSQATVLAPTGTIGLMMDCDTTGIEPDLSLVKHKKLVGGGTMSIVNRTVPRALRELGYTKAQTDEIVAYIDEEKTIVGAPHLKKEHLPVFACSMGDNTIHYLGHVKMMAAVQPFISGAISKTVNMPEEATVEDIEQLHIDAWKMGVKAVAIYRDNCKVAQPLSTAKKDSAQEQPADSLQATKDAYIVKSAMKRELPKRRNSKTYEFRVADAKGFFTVGEYEDGKPGELFIHVAKQGSTLSGLMDSFAISVSHGLQYGVPLKSYVKTMMSRSYAPSGITDDPQIRTATSITDYIFKRLGHDYLSFDDKIELGLASIDDIDDLQQASLLDTPEPQSEETIVSKSTDEVQPTPAQSTKKVAKDSTAPLCYNCGNQTQRSGSCYVCTACGSTTGCS